The candidate division KSB1 bacterium DNA segment ATGCTGTGGTAGCTTTAGGGACGGCCGGCGCTGCAGCAAAACCATCCAAGACCGTGAGATTGGTAAACCACCCACTGACAAAAGCGCTTATAGATTGCGGTACGAAACACATCTATACCGACACCGCCGATCGCAACGAACTTGACGACCTGTTGACAGTTGAGGAAACCGGGGATTCTTTGCAGGTAATTAAAGAAATCGATGGCAATACCACCAATCAAGTGTTGGTGGCCAGAGTATTAGATCGTTACTTAGGTGAAGGCGAGGACGCAGACATCGTGGATTGGGTAAAAGCCATGCAGGCCGCAGCGCCCGGCCTCTCTTTGTCGGAAGCGATTGCATTGATTTATACCATCATCAACGGCCAGCTGGGTCGAAGTCTGAAAACCTACTACGGCACCGGTAAAGACTGGGAAATCAGTCTGGAGCTTCATACAAATTTGGCGCCGGGGATTGAGGCTTCGAAACGCGTCGGCCGGTATTTAGCTCGCATGCTGCCCGGCTCGTTTGTGAAGGTTGCTTTTACGCCGCATCATCCGCACGCATTTCTCATCGCCCGTGACCTGGAACGGGAAGGCATCCCGGTAAATTTTACGACCACCTTTTCAGCGCGCCAGGTGGCAGCAGCCGCGATTTTGTCCAACGTGACCCGAACCAACATTTTTATGGGACGATTAAACCAGGGACTGGAATCCGAACTTTTGGGCGAGCAAGTGGATTTGGTTGCCCAAAGAACTCTCAACCAACTTCGGGACCAGCTGAACGTGAAAACCCAGCTGATCGTCGCCAGCATCCGCAGCTGGAAAACCATGGTCTACGCAGCCGGCTGCGATGTGTTCACGGTTCCTTACCCGGCCCTAAAGGAATTCTTAAACCAGACAGAGGTTGCTGCGCATGAAATACGCAGCCGGGTCAATGATGATTATTCAGATAACCTGGGGACGTCGCAGAATGTCCTGGATAAAGTAGGTAAAAGCAGATTAGAGCGTTTATACACTGTGGAACCGGAGTTCATCGAGTTCCTGAAAGAGGTTCGCAATGGCTCTGATTTTGATGAATTGGACGGCGAAGGTCTTTATCAAAAATTTGCCGATGCGGGTTATGATGATATGTTTTACTCGCCGACTGCAGACGACTGGCAGGAACTTAAAAAAAACAAGCTTCCGGATTTGGATTCTCAATTGACCGGGAATCTTCCTTTGGACACTCTTTACAGTCTGCTCGCTTTTGCCGATTTTACCAAGTTTCAAGACGAAATGGATGAACGAATTGCAAATCGAATCCGCAGGTTTTTCTAACGTCAACTTAACTACCCTCAAAAAAATGCCTGTATATAGGAAACTCAGTTGCCTATATGTAGGAACATTTGAATTTTGTTCCTATATGTAGGCACAAAAATCCGAAGAGTATGCTATTCAATCATAAGTTGGGCGGCGAAACGTAAATTTCTGATGCTAAAAATATTTTTGTACTCAAGCGTATCGATTCTTATAATACACTCCTTGATTTCGTGTCAGCCATTTACACGTGGGTTTACCTTTCAAGGGGAATATGTAGCTCCCCAATCAGGCTTTCTAGTTCGTATGATTGCTCGAGGCAATATCAAAAATGGGAGTGATGTGAGTGACAAAGCTTTTTCTTTGGTAAGGGTATGCCCTATTGATTCTAAGAATGGATTA contains these protein-coding regions:
- a CDS encoding transaldolase; translation: MENLKAAEVSSKSLDDAVVALGTAGAAAKPSKTVRLVNHPLTKALIDCGTKHIYTDTADRNELDDLLTVEETGDSLQVIKEIDGNTTNQVLVARVLDRYLGEGEDADIVDWVKAMQAAAPGLSLSEAIALIYTIINGQLGRSLKTYYGTGKDWEISLELHTNLAPGIEASKRVGRYLARMLPGSFVKVAFTPHHPHAFLIARDLEREGIPVNFTTTFSARQVAAAAILSNVTRTNIFMGRLNQGLESELLGEQVDLVAQRTLNQLRDQLNVKTQLIVASIRSWKTMVYAAGCDVFTVPYPALKEFLNQTEVAAHEIRSRVNDDYSDNLGTSQNVLDKVGKSRLERLYTVEPEFIEFLKEVRNGSDFDELDGEGLYQKFADAGYDDMFYSPTADDWQELKKNKLPDLDSQLTGNLPLDTLYSLLAFADFTKFQDEMDERIANRIRRFF